A window of Selenomonas ruminantium subsp. lactilytica TAM6421 contains these coding sequences:
- a CDS encoding radical SAM protein, whose amino-acid sequence MDRENRKLLQAIQKGEEQILIYGMGKFQQDVEYIFDELAVEAYLIDQCPIEGHCDRPVFTLDAWNPGTTKAKIVLICDFDAEEVRQELLAKGISDAHIIVADELFLLLDDELDPVLAARGRKLAVLTDCNKGSEVSKTCGLDALLVRTPEALMLECVEVGSVKLKDYYFIVATREFEHGICVLEDLGLKVNEDFMDSDILLMPKFSEMLHETVYAQPEDQPCDCDLPFFNLIIGNNFWPFPCCPAGVQGKWADRERLYYRTWTQLWNSTWFKIFRLSMLNKTYCFCNHHFCNRLQVKAGTTDKRVHFETSEKPRHLQLEIDYTCNLHCPSCRPGPRAATLERRRLLDAIVKDAIENHVLDDLKLTRLAGYGDVFASKYYQKLLYGNKKRQDLFLITNGNLFTEDKFDRLLPCYENIDIYISIDAACEDTYNKLRPGGSWHKLMQNLEMLARKKREGKIRFFRIQMVVQEDNYKEIPDFVRLGEKLGVSDCYMNNLRQWGHMSIDEFERKNILNPDYTVKDKVKKYMEDSYVVSRPEGFVRFDFMK is encoded by the coding sequence ATGGATAGGGAAAATAGAAAACTGTTGCAAGCGATACAAAAAGGTGAAGAGCAGATCTTGATTTATGGAATGGGAAAGTTTCAGCAAGATGTTGAGTACATTTTTGATGAACTTGCAGTTGAAGCGTATTTAATAGACCAATGTCCGATTGAGGGACATTGCGATAGGCCTGTTTTTACATTAGATGCATGGAATCCAGGCACTACAAAGGCAAAAATTGTTTTGATATGTGATTTTGATGCAGAAGAAGTTAGACAAGAATTGCTTGCTAAAGGCATATCTGACGCGCACATAATCGTAGCCGATGAATTGTTCCTGTTACTTGATGATGAACTTGATCCAGTACTTGCTGCCCGTGGTAGGAAGCTGGCTGTGTTAACGGACTGCAATAAAGGTTCAGAGGTCAGCAAGACTTGTGGTCTGGACGCGTTGCTGGTCAGAACACCAGAAGCATTAATGCTGGAATGTGTAGAAGTAGGTAGTGTGAAGCTTAAAGATTATTATTTTATTGTTGCAACGCGAGAATTCGAGCATGGCATTTGCGTGCTCGAGGATTTGGGGTTGAAGGTCAATGAGGATTTCATGGACAGCGATATCCTACTGATGCCGAAGTTCTCGGAAATGTTGCATGAAACTGTCTACGCGCAGCCGGAAGACCAGCCTTGTGATTGTGACCTGCCATTCTTTAATCTGATAATTGGCAACAATTTTTGGCCATTCCCATGTTGTCCGGCGGGAGTCCAGGGGAAGTGGGCGGATAGGGAGCGTCTGTATTATCGGACATGGACGCAGTTGTGGAATTCAACATGGTTCAAGATTTTCCGTCTTTCAATGTTGAATAAGACTTATTGCTTCTGCAATCATCATTTTTGCAATAGGCTGCAAGTAAAAGCCGGTACTACAGACAAACGCGTGCATTTTGAGACCAGCGAAAAACCTCGTCATCTGCAGTTGGAAATCGATTACACATGTAATCTGCACTGCCCGTCATGTCGTCCTGGGCCACGAGCGGCTACATTGGAGCGTCGTCGTTTGTTGGATGCTATAGTAAAGGATGCCATTGAAAATCACGTGCTTGATGATTTAAAGTTGACAAGATTGGCTGGCTATGGCGATGTCTTTGCCAGCAAATACTACCAGAAGCTTCTCTATGGCAATAAGAAACGTCAGGATCTTTTTCTCATTACAAACGGTAATCTATTTACAGAAGATAAGTTTGATCGGTTATTGCCTTGTTACGAGAATATTGATATTTATATTTCTATCGATGCGGCTTGTGAGGATACATACAACAAATTACGTCCAGGTGGTAGTTGGCATAAACTGATGCAAAATTTGGAAATGCTGGCTCGGAAGAAACGTGAAGGAAAGATTCGTTTCTTCCGCATACAGATGGTAGTGCAGGAGGATAACTATAAGGAAATCCCTGATTTTGTACGCTTGGGAGAGAAATTGGGCGTATCTGATTGCTATATGAACAATCTACGTCAGTGGGGGCATATGTCGATTGACGAGTTCGAACGCAAAAATATCCTAAATCCGGATTATACTGTCAAGGATAAGGTAAAAAAGTACATGGAAGATTCCTATGTCGTTAGTCGTCCTGAAGGTTTTGTCAGGTTCGATTTTATGAAGTAA
- a CDS encoding phosphotransferase, producing MEVNYIVIQAGGLGTRLGKLTRNRPKALVPVLNRPIVFHLFERWPKCKFVIIGDYKYEVLSRYLQVFADVDYLLVKAEGKGNGAGVAEALKYIPAGEPFMLLWSDLLLDESLALPEEAAPCYVGVSDRFPCSWRFRAGTMEKLPSEGKSGVAGCFLFDSKERLQGLPGEGSFTKWLTESKLPLQAWNLRETAEAGTLEAVKTIDPGTARCRPYNHMEFTKDCVIKTGLTEEGKKLIEREVRWYKAVAAYGFQAVPKIYVYEPLTMERIEGENIFLAKLSAEQKKKVIDQLVEMLDGLHKSAQPGPDYFGLEKDYYSKTIKRVQGIRDAIPFVDQPYININGKKCRNVLLFREEFWQEIHDFLFQADFGPIHGDCTLTNTMIDKDGRIYFIDARGYFGTREIMGDVYYDWAKIYYSLAGRFDRFNIKDFELEIAEDGVRYEIARSGWEDLTQYFLDKIPDCNVAKLKLIHAIVWISLASHCWEDYDSMCLAYYNGLALWQEWQEEHA from the coding sequence ATGGAAGTAAATTACATTGTCATTCAGGCCGGAGGCCTTGGTACGCGACTGGGGAAACTGACGCGGAACCGTCCCAAGGCACTGGTGCCGGTACTGAACCGGCCTATCGTGTTCCATCTCTTTGAGCGATGGCCGAAGTGCAAGTTCGTCATCATTGGTGACTATAAATATGAAGTTCTCAGCCGCTATTTGCAGGTTTTTGCCGATGTGGACTATTTGTTGGTGAAAGCCGAAGGGAAAGGCAATGGGGCAGGAGTGGCAGAGGCTCTGAAGTACATTCCTGCAGGTGAGCCATTCATGCTGTTGTGGTCTGACCTGTTGCTGGATGAGAGCCTGGCTTTGCCGGAAGAAGCTGCTCCCTGCTATGTAGGCGTGTCGGACAGATTCCCCTGCAGCTGGCGTTTTCGGGCAGGAACTATGGAGAAGCTCCCTTCTGAGGGAAAGTCTGGCGTAGCTGGTTGTTTTCTCTTTGACAGCAAGGAAAGGCTGCAGGGGTTGCCAGGTGAGGGTAGCTTCACAAAATGGCTGACAGAGAGCAAGCTGCCCTTGCAAGCTTGGAATCTGCGGGAGACTGCTGAAGCTGGCACCTTGGAAGCCGTGAAGACTATCGACCCAGGTACCGCCAGATGCCGCCCCTACAATCACATGGAGTTCACCAAGGACTGTGTCATCAAGACGGGACTGACAGAGGAAGGCAAGAAGCTGATTGAGCGCGAGGTCCGTTGGTACAAGGCTGTGGCGGCCTATGGCTTTCAGGCTGTGCCCAAGATTTATGTCTATGAGCCGCTGACCATGGAGCGCATTGAAGGAGAGAATATCTTTCTGGCCAAGCTCTCCGCCGAGCAGAAAAAGAAGGTCATTGACCAACTGGTGGAAATGCTGGACGGACTGCACAAGTCAGCCCAGCCGGGGCCAGACTATTTCGGTCTGGAGAAGGATTACTACAGCAAGACCATCAAGAGGGTGCAGGGCATACGGGATGCCATTCCCTTTGTCGACCAGCCCTATATCAATATCAATGGGAAAAAGTGCAGGAATGTGCTGCTCTTCCGGGAGGAATTTTGGCAGGAAATCCATGACTTCCTGTTCCAGGCTGACTTTGGTCCCATCCATGGTGATTGTACCTTGACCAATACCATGATTGACAAAGACGGGCGCATTTACTTCATCGATGCCCGCGGCTATTTTGGTACCAGAGAGATCATGGGGGATGTCTATTATGACTGGGCCAAGATTTATTATTCCTTGGCAGGCCGTTTCGACAGGTTCAATATCAAGGATTTTGAACTGGAAATCGCAGAAGATGGCGTCAGGTATGAGATAGCCAGGAGCGGCTGGGAAGATTTGACCCAGTATTTCCTGGATAAGATTCCTGACTGCAATGTGGCCAAACTGAAGCTTATCCATGCCATTGTCTGGATTTCTTTGGCCAGCCATTGCTGGGAAGACTACGATTCAATGTGCCTGGCATACTACAACGGGCTGGCACTGTGGCAGGAATGGCAGGAGGAACACGCATGA
- a CDS encoding NAD-dependent epimerase/dehydratase family protein — protein MALMSSELYRQDLRTCLDSVPGLEKLIGKSVLVTGAAGLLGSFLVDALRLGNRERQLACKIYASARSLERLQGRFPVVEPVDNMELLVQDVTQAWGYPDICPEYIIHAAGGADPHSMYEQPVEVIKANVEGTGKMLDILRQAGRGRLLFLSSGEVYGETGNADALDEQDFGHIDQASVRSCYPLSKRLAENLCLSYVHEYGVDAVVARPAHTYGPTHTEKDNRATAQFTRQASRGEDIVLRSRGGQVRSYTYVADGGAGLLMVLLHGKAGEAYNVADTSAQVSIADFAQLAAKAGGVAVRYEDNNSQPTPISRAVLSDKKLRALGWQPRFAPEEGIKHTVAIEKELFTKAQS, from the coding sequence ATGGCTTTGATGTCAAGTGAATTATATCGTCAGGACTTGCGGACTTGTCTGGACAGTGTGCCTGGTCTGGAAAAACTGATTGGCAAGTCTGTACTTGTGACGGGGGCTGCGGGGCTTTTGGGGTCATTTTTGGTGGATGCATTGCGTCTGGGCAATAGGGAGCGGCAACTGGCTTGCAAGATTTATGCTTCTGCACGCAGTTTGGAGCGGTTGCAGGGGCGCTTTCCTGTAGTGGAGCCTGTAGATAACATGGAGTTACTGGTGCAGGATGTGACACAGGCCTGGGGATATCCAGATATCTGCCCAGAGTATATCATTCATGCGGCAGGTGGTGCAGATCCCCACTCCATGTATGAGCAGCCTGTGGAGGTCATTAAGGCCAATGTAGAGGGGACTGGGAAAATGCTGGACATCTTGCGTCAGGCTGGCCGTGGGCGCCTTTTGTTCTTGTCCAGCGGTGAGGTCTATGGTGAGACCGGCAATGCTGATGCTTTGGATGAGCAGGATTTTGGCCACATTGACCAGGCCAGCGTCCGCAGCTGCTATCCCTTGTCGAAACGTCTGGCAGAAAATCTCTGCCTTTCATATGTACATGAGTACGGTGTGGATGCGGTGGTGGCAAGGCCTGCCCATACCTACGGGCCAACTCATACGGAGAAAGACAACCGGGCTACGGCTCAGTTTACGAGACAGGCTTCCCGTGGAGAAGATATTGTCCTGCGGAGCCGTGGTGGGCAGGTGCGTTCCTATACTTATGTGGCTGATGGGGGAGCTGGATTGTTGATGGTGCTATTGCATGGCAAGGCCGGGGAGGCTTATAACGTGGCAGATACCTCAGCCCAGGTCAGCATTGCAGACTTTGCCCAGCTGGCCGCCAAGGCCGGGGGCGTTGCTGTGCGGTATGAGGATAATAACAGTCAGCCAACCCCCATTAGCAGGGCGGTGCTGTCAGATAAGAAACTGCGGGCTTTGGGGTGGCAGCCACGCTTTGCGCCTGAGGAAGGAATAAAGCATACAGTAGCCATTGAGAAGGAACTATTTACCAAGGCTCAGTCGTAA
- a CDS encoding IspD/TarI family cytidylyltransferase, translating to MNIGMLIAGGTGQRMGQEIPKQFLNVHDKPVIIYTLEAFQKHPEIDAIAVVCLADWMHVLEVYARQFNITKLKHIIPGGDCGQASIRNGVFELEKHYGREDFVLVHDAIRPMVSEAVISDCLKVAREHGNAITVIPCAEAMVMTEDQQSSEELYPREKLKRTQTPQAFHIGEICDLHREALARGITNSVASVTLMIELGHKVYFSKGSEKNVKLTTVEDIDIFKALLAAQRSYWLK from the coding sequence ATGAATATTGGCATGCTTATAGCTGGTGGCACAGGTCAGAGGATGGGGCAGGAGATACCAAAGCAGTTTCTCAATGTCCATGATAAGCCCGTCATCATCTATACATTAGAAGCATTCCAGAAGCATCCCGAGATAGATGCTATTGCTGTGGTCTGTCTGGCTGATTGGATGCACGTGCTGGAGGTGTATGCTCGACAGTTTAACATCACGAAGCTGAAGCATATCATCCCAGGTGGGGATTGCGGTCAGGCTTCTATCCGTAATGGGGTGTTTGAACTGGAAAAACACTATGGGCGGGAAGACTTTGTGCTGGTGCATGATGCCATCCGCCCCATGGTGTCGGAGGCCGTGATTTCAGACTGCCTGAAGGTAGCTAGGGAGCATGGTAACGCCATCACGGTCATTCCCTGCGCTGAGGCTATGGTAATGACTGAGGATCAGCAATCCTCTGAGGAGCTTTATCCCCGTGAGAAGCTGAAGCGTACTCAGACACCGCAAGCCTTTCATATAGGAGAAATCTGCGATTTGCATAGGGAGGCACTGGCTCGTGGCATCACCAATTCGGTAGCCTCCGTGACTTTAATGATAGAACTGGGGCACAAGGTGTATTTCTCCAAAGGCTCAGAGAAGAACGTGAAGCTCACTACGGTGGAAGATATAGATATTTTCAAGGCACTGCTGGCGGCACAGCGTTCCTATTGGTTGAAATGA